One stretch of Desulfobacterales bacterium DNA includes these proteins:
- the tssF gene encoding type VI secretion system baseplate subunit TssF, whose translation MKTNDEELLEYYKRELTYLRKMGALFGESYPKVGGRLELTRDQCPDPHIERLIESFAFLTARIQHNLDSEFPQISSALLNILYPQLTIPIPSMSISRFVVDPTQGKLTSGYVLSKNTPLFAQTNTGQICRFKTSYPVVLWPIELTFAGFESKEKYDFLDRESNVSLVLRFRIEGQGVPLNNLDLKKLRFYINGDKMLANSLYELLFCNVFSVAILHEDKNRPVYLGEDAIKPVGFGSDEGVLPYPSNAHSGYRLLHEYFSFPEKFLFFDIDKIDTNSSEKYFDILILIKQIPQTRLIIDNQTFLMGCAPIINIFNKTSDPIRVDEKSYQYPVFPDKRRESITEIHSINSVSLSPNPNEIAQKITPYFSYTHLTEGKEQRIFWHAIRKPTGQKNLPGTQMFLSFVNLDFTPLKPASATVFAHTLCTNRRLAEEIPALAKLQIEVAAPISRIYTLFKPTSQIEPPVDGSTLWRLISNLSLNYLSLCEGEESLKALREILKLYSFQEYTDVYQQISGIRAMTSKRVVRRIGTEAWRGFCRGIELTLEFDERFYVGSSAFLLASVLNYFIPLYASINSFTQLIIKSTQREGIWKRWEAMVGERKLH comes from the coding sequence ATGAAAACAAATGACGAAGAACTCCTTGAGTATTACAAAAGAGAACTTACTTATTTAAGAAAGATGGGGGCTTTATTCGGAGAATCCTATCCTAAAGTCGGCGGTAGGCTTGAACTTACACGGGATCAATGCCCAGATCCCCACATTGAAAGACTTATAGAGTCTTTTGCATTTCTTACTGCTCGCATACAACATAACCTTGATAGTGAATTTCCTCAAATTTCATCGGCTTTATTAAATATTTTATATCCTCAGTTAACGATTCCAATTCCATCGATGTCGATCTCAAGATTTGTTGTGGATCCAACTCAAGGTAAACTTACTTCCGGTTATGTTTTATCTAAGAATACTCCTTTATTTGCACAGACTAACACTGGACAAATTTGTCGATTTAAAACATCTTATCCTGTTGTGTTATGGCCTATTGAGCTTACTTTCGCTGGTTTTGAATCTAAAGAAAAATATGATTTTTTGGACAGAGAATCGAATGTTTCCCTTGTCCTTCGTTTTCGTATTGAAGGGCAAGGAGTTCCATTGAATAATTTAGATCTTAAAAAATTAAGATTTTATATAAATGGCGATAAAATGCTTGCAAATTCTTTATATGAACTTTTATTTTGCAATGTTTTTAGCGTTGCTATTCTTCACGAAGATAAAAACCGTCCTGTGTATCTTGGAGAAGATGCTATAAAGCCTGTAGGGTTTGGGTCTGATGAAGGTGTGTTGCCTTATCCATCAAATGCTCATTCCGGTTATAGGCTTCTTCACGAATATTTTTCTTTTCCAGAAAAATTTTTATTTTTTGATATTGATAAGATCGATACAAATTCGTCGGAAAAATATTTTGATATACTTATACTTATTAAACAAATTCCTCAGACGAGATTAATTATTGATAATCAAACTTTTCTTATGGGCTGTGCGCCTATTATAAATATTTTTAATAAAACATCCGACCCTATACGAGTAGATGAAAAAAGCTATCAATACCCTGTTTTCCCTGATAAGCGAAGAGAATCTATAACTGAAATCCATTCGATTAATTCAGTATCTTTAAGCCCAAATCCTAATGAGATTGCTCAAAAAATTACACCTTACTTTTCTTATACCCATCTAACTGAGGGTAAGGAACAAAGAATATTTTGGCACGCAATAAGAAAGCCTACAGGACAAAAAAATCTGCCAGGTACTCAAATGTTTTTGTCATTTGTTAATCTTGATTTTACACCGTTAAAACCAGCTTCAGCTACTGTATTTGCCCATACTTTATGCACAAACCGTCGTCTTGCTGAAGAAATTCCAGCTTTGGCTAAGCTCCAAATAGAAGTAGCCGCTCCGATATCTCGAATTTATACCCTTTTTAAGCCAACATCTCAAATTGAACCGCCTGTAGATGGTTCTACTTTATGGAGGCTTATTTCAAATTTATCTTTGAATTATTTATCCCTTTGTGAAGGAGAAGAAAGTTTAAAGGCTTTAAGGGAAATTTTAAAATTATACAGCTTTCAAGAATATACGGATGTTTATCAGCAAATATCTGGAATTAGAGCTATGACAAGCAAAAGGGTAGTGAGAAGAATAGGAACTGAGGCGTGGAGAGGTTTTTGTCGTGGGATTGAATTAACGCTTGAATTTGATGAACGTTTTTATGTTGGAAGCAGCGCATTTCTTTTGGCTTCAGTATTAAATTATTTCATTCCTCTTTATGCATCGATTAATTCCTTTACTCAGCTTATAATTAAAAGCACACAAAGGGAAGGTATATGGAAAAGATGGGAAGCAATGGTTGGGGAACGAAAACTCCATTAA
- the tssG gene encoding type VI secretion system baseplate subunit TssG: MEKMGSNGWGTKTPLIDSLFKEGYKFDFYQAVRLLEFIFADKIPVGDSSEPEKEVVRFKSNVDFVFPSSDIFDIKKSSLDDGGPCEMLINFISLAGAFGPLPDPYTELIVDRCFHRDFALKDFLDIFNHRLASLMYRVKKIYSIGFELNSPNRTHFASYLYSLIGIGTPYLKNRMSIEDRCLLHYSSIFCQGPKSMRGLEIILSDYFNIPVKGEYLKGQWDFIADDQITKLGNSGQNRSLGSNTVIGTKIWDQQGKFQLIIGPVTFDKYLDFLPKGEANKKLYQLIRFYAGIELEFDVFLIIKNTDIPDTHISSSKGLNNPMLGWTSWLKSAKQKVDTKLKGDFKVQIKYMV; this comes from the coding sequence ATGGAAAAGATGGGAAGCAATGGTTGGGGAACGAAAACTCCATTAATAGATTCTCTTTTTAAAGAGGGATATAAATTTGATTTTTATCAAGCTGTAAGGCTACTTGAATTCATTTTTGCGGATAAAATACCTGTAGGAGATAGTTCAGAGCCTGAAAAAGAAGTTGTTAGATTTAAATCTAATGTTGATTTTGTTTTTCCGTCATCTGATATTTTTGATATAAAAAAATCGTCTTTAGATGATGGCGGGCCTTGTGAGATGCTCATTAATTTTATTAGTCTTGCTGGTGCTTTTGGTCCATTGCCCGATCCTTATACTGAGCTTATTGTTGACAGATGTTTCCATAGAGATTTTGCTCTTAAAGATTTTCTTGATATTTTTAATCATAGATTAGCGTCTTTGATGTATCGGGTTAAAAAAATATATAGTATAGGATTTGAATTAAACTCTCCGAATAGAACCCATTTCGCATCTTATCTTTATTCTCTTATTGGGATTGGCACTCCTTATTTAAAAAATCGTATGAGTATAGAAGATAGATGTTTGCTTCATTATTCTTCGATTTTTTGTCAAGGTCCTAAATCTATGAGAGGTCTTGAAATTATTCTTTCGGATTATTTTAATATCCCTGTTAAAGGGGAATATCTTAAGGGGCAATGGGATTTCATTGCTGATGATCAAATAACAAAATTAGGAAATTCTGGTCAAAATAGATCTCTTGGAAGTAATACTGTTATAGGAACAAAAATATGGGATCAACAGGGGAAATTTCAACTTATTATTGGGCCTGTTACTTTTGATAAATATCTTGATTTTTTGCCGAAAGGCGAGGCAAATAAAAAGCTTTATCAATTAATAAGATTTTATGCTGGAATTGAGCTTGAATTTGATGTTTTTTTAATTATAAAAAACACAGATATCCCAGATACTCATATAAGTTCATCAAAAGGATTAAACAATCCTATGCTGGGCTGGACTTCATGGTTAAAATCTGCTAAACAGAAAGTGGACACTAAGTTAAAAGGAGATTTTAAGGTTCAGATTAAATACATGGTATAA
- the tssH gene encoding type VI secretion system ATPase TssH: MGFNLQSLIDKLNATCRKSLEHAAELCVTQTNYSVEVEHFLLKLLELPDSDIQKLFKYYNVRTSDVIRDITKAIERFKRGNTRTPALSPHILRVLEQSWLLSSLYMNANFIRSGSILLALVDNDILRGMMLETSPSFELIPRDSLKTNITEIIKVSNEEKTSKMAVGVPSSSNNSQSDLDSKPIKSNTPFLDQFTIDLTIRAKEGFIDPIRGRDFEIRQLIDILTRRRQNNPILTGEAGVGKTAVVEGFALRIAKGDVPPSLRNISLRMLDLGLLQAGASVKGEFEKRLKSVIDEVRTSSQPIILFIDEAHTLIGAGGSAGMGDAANLLKPALARGELRTVAATTWSEYKKYIEKDPALARRFQVVKVGEPDEASAVEMLRGLVENLEKHHNVTILDEAVREAVRLSHKYITGRLLPDKAISVLDTACARVAIGQNATPPEIEDVNSKISNIELEVEILEREKKRGIGNFERIDELKEELESLKSRKEELEKVWNEELNLVKVIVEIERSILDYNKAKDTLRFEESSKKLLAKKEELKIIQNETLMVPVCVDARIVASVISGWTGIPVGKMMADEIQTILDLKEKLSERIIGQPLALDAISRRIRTFRANLDEPGKPVGVFLLAGPSGVGKTETAIALSDILYGGDRNMIVLNMSEYQEAYTVSSLKGSPPGYVGYGKGGVLTEAVRQNPYSILLLDEFEKAHQDVMEMFYQVFDKGLLEDSEGITIDFKNTLMLLTTNAGSYSIMQMCQDSTNLPELDNFVELVRPELLKYFKPALLGRLVIVPYYPLSDDVIKKIIKLKLDKTKDRFKEQHRINFSYTEEFISAVASRCNEKDTGARNVDHILTQTMLPELSGEILKRMAKGDVCTGINVYIDEAGKFAYKFEPASVHDDYYESDSRPIVSFEKPVVEQPPIHRPIQDVDDYDEIPIMPDFDEFDVEIDAKDTSSEIQKDYEVYEDDEEYEYEDESIDAEKQEEKSSDESVKLTIDKIKPDYAHTFRKDGKYRIRPNKKIKKQRDWLSFFKRKK, encoded by the coding sequence ATGGGTTTTAATCTTCAGTCACTTATTGACAAGCTAAATGCGACGTGTAGAAAAAGTCTTGAACATGCGGCAGAATTATGCGTGACTCAAACAAATTATAGTGTTGAAGTTGAGCATTTTTTGCTTAAACTGTTAGAATTACCTGATTCTGACATTCAAAAACTTTTTAAATATTATAACGTAAGAACTTCCGATGTAATTAGGGACATTACAAAGGCGATTGAAAGATTTAAACGTGGAAATACAAGAACGCCAGCGCTTTCTCCCCATATTTTAAGGGTTCTTGAGCAATCATGGCTTTTGTCATCTCTTTACATGAATGCAAATTTTATTCGTTCAGGATCAATCCTCCTTGCTTTAGTGGATAATGATATTTTAAGAGGGATGATGCTTGAAACCTCTCCGTCGTTTGAGCTTATACCGAGAGATTCTCTTAAAACTAATATAACTGAAATAATTAAAGTATCAAACGAAGAGAAAACGTCAAAGATGGCTGTAGGTGTTCCGTCATCTTCTAATAATTCTCAATCAGATCTTGATTCAAAACCCATTAAATCAAATACGCCTTTTCTCGATCAATTTACTATTGACCTTACAATTAGGGCTAAAGAGGGTTTTATTGATCCCATTCGTGGAAGGGATTTTGAGATTCGGCAGCTTATTGATATTTTAACGAGGCGAAGGCAGAATAATCCTATTTTGACAGGTGAGGCTGGAGTTGGCAAAACGGCAGTTGTTGAAGGTTTTGCTTTGAGAATTGCTAAAGGAGATGTTCCGCCATCACTTCGGAATATTTCTTTAAGAATGTTAGATCTTGGGCTACTTCAGGCAGGTGCTAGCGTAAAAGGTGAATTTGAAAAAAGATTGAAATCAGTTATAGATGAAGTAAGGACTTCATCTCAACCGATAATATTGTTTATTGATGAAGCACATACTCTTATAGGTGCCGGTGGCTCAGCTGGAATGGGGGATGCTGCAAATTTATTAAAACCAGCCCTTGCAAGGGGAGAGCTTAGAACTGTTGCGGCTACTACCTGGTCGGAGTATAAAAAATATATTGAAAAAGATCCTGCTCTTGCTCGAAGGTTTCAGGTAGTTAAAGTTGGAGAACCGGATGAAGCATCGGCTGTGGAAATGCTTAGGGGCCTTGTTGAAAATCTTGAAAAGCATCATAATGTAACAATTTTAGATGAAGCTGTAAGGGAGGCTGTAAGGCTTTCTCATAAGTATATAACCGGGAGGCTACTCCCAGACAAGGCTATAAGTGTTCTTGATACAGCATGTGCAAGAGTAGCTATTGGACAAAATGCTACTCCTCCAGAAATTGAAGATGTAAACAGCAAGATTTCTAATATTGAGCTTGAAGTAGAGATTTTAGAAAGAGAAAAAAAACGTGGTATAGGAAATTTTGAAAGAATTGATGAATTGAAAGAAGAACTTGAATCCTTGAAATCAAGAAAGGAAGAACTTGAAAAGGTTTGGAATGAGGAACTAAACCTTGTAAAAGTTATTGTTGAAATTGAAAGGAGTATTTTGGATTACAATAAAGCGAAAGATACTCTTAGATTTGAAGAGTCCAGCAAAAAGCTTTTAGCAAAAAAAGAAGAGCTTAAAATAATTCAAAATGAAACATTGATGGTTCCAGTTTGTGTTGATGCTCGAATTGTTGCATCGGTTATATCTGGATGGACGGGAATCCCTGTCGGAAAGATGATGGCGGATGAAATTCAAACGATACTTGATTTAAAGGAAAAATTAAGCGAGAGAATTATTGGTCAGCCTCTTGCTCTTGATGCAATTTCAAGGAGGATAAGAACTTTTAGAGCTAACCTTGATGAGCCTGGTAAACCTGTTGGAGTATTCCTTTTAGCAGGCCCCAGTGGTGTAGGTAAAACAGAAACAGCAATAGCTCTTTCGGACATATTGTATGGCGGTGATAGAAATATGATTGTTTTAAATATGTCTGAATATCAGGAAGCTTATACAGTATCAAGTTTAAAAGGTTCTCCTCCTGGGTACGTAGGTTATGGAAAAGGAGGGGTCTTAACTGAAGCGGTTCGTCAAAATCCTTATAGTATTCTTCTTTTAGATGAATTTGAAAAAGCTCATCAAGATGTTATGGAAATGTTTTATCAAGTTTTTGATAAAGGACTTCTTGAAGATTCAGAAGGAATAACGATTGATTTTAAAAATACTCTAATGCTTTTAACTACTAATGCTGGTTCTTATTCAATTATGCAGATGTGTCAAGATTCTACTAATTTGCCAGAACTTGATAATTTTGTTGAATTAGTAAGGCCTGAGCTTTTAAAGTATTTTAAACCTGCTTTATTAGGAAGGCTTGTTATCGTTCCCTATTATCCATTAAGTGATGATGTAATAAAAAAAATCATAAAGTTGAAGCTTGATAAAACAAAGGATAGATTTAAAGAGCAGCATAGGATTAATTTCAGTTATACGGAAGAATTTATTTCCGCTGTTGCTTCACGATGCAATGAGAAAGACACTGGAGCGAGAAATGTTGACCATATTTTAACCCAAACAATGCTTCCTGAGCTTTCGGGCGAAATTTTAAAAAGAATGGCAAAGGGAGATGTCTGCACCGGTATTAATGTATATATTGATGAGGCAGGAAAATTTGCTTATAAATTTGAACCAGCTTCTGTTCATGATGATTATTATGAGTCAGATTCAAGACCGATAGTTTCTTTTGAAAAGCCTGTAGTAGAACAACCACCTATACACCGTCCAATACAAGATGTTGATGATTATGATGAAATACCTATTATGCCTGATTTTGATGAATTTGATGTGGAAATAGATGCTAAAGATACTTCGTCAGAAATTCAAAAAGATTATGAAGTTTATGAAGATGATGAAGAATATGAATATGAAGATGAATCAATTGATGCTGAAAAGCAAGAAGAAAAATCTTCTGATGAATCTGTAAAATTAACTATTGATAAAATAAAACCTGACTATGCCCATACTTTTAGAAAGGATGGGAAATATCGAATTCGGCCTAACAAGAAAATAAAAAAACAGAGAGATTGGCTTAGTTTTTTTAAACGTAAAAAATAA
- the tssI gene encoding type VI secretion system tip protein VgrG: MYDEKIYLNVTTPLDSAKRKFFLNEIHGSEEISNLFCYNLKMSSFDEQVDFSAMLGKNITVNIAQNDGNTRYINGVVTSFSQGGSLDKYAVYYAEINPWLYQLTLNADNKIFQEKSVIDIITGVFSDLGFTDFSNKTTGSYQPREYCVQYNETSFDFVSRLMEEEGIFYFFEHTDSKHTLVFADDSSAHKAIPGFDSAKIRWGEFDREDFINFCTFGEQLVTKKYALKDYHFETPETDLSVSADGATTTGSLSIYEYPGIYTQTSDGEGISKKRIEAHEFPMKVLKGESLCKLFISGYKFTLAEHKRSDMNRAYVLEKVSIMADQKKYVNTFEAFPDDVPYRPIRKTKRAKIFGSQTAVVVGKSGEEIWPDKYGRVKVQFHWDKEGKKDENSSCWIRVAQFWAGKNWGTMFIPRMGTEVIVSFLEGNPDKPLIIGTVYNATQTLPYGQPDNKNISTIKTISTKQGAAGNEIKFDDTKDAELFHLHAQKDMTVKVENDRTTEILNNETTTITKNRTVTIKEEHETLTVEKGNRTVDVQKGTETHSVKDTRSLTVEGAETHTNKDKFTHTVKGDYSLTIDGKLTIKVKGDITIKTDKNYKSEAGQAIENKSGTAFTNKAGTALTNKAGTALENKAGTSLTNKAGTSLENNAGTSLTNKASMSLTNDAGMTMTNKGGISLENKGSATQTVDGGGMLTLKGGVIMVG, encoded by the coding sequence ATGTATGATGAGAAGATTTATCTTAATGTAACAACTCCGTTAGATTCAGCAAAAAGAAAATTTTTTCTAAACGAAATACATGGGAGCGAAGAAATATCTAATTTATTTTGTTATAATTTAAAGATGTCTTCCTTTGATGAACAAGTTGATTTTTCTGCTATGCTTGGGAAAAATATAACAGTAAATATTGCTCAAAATGATGGCAATACTCGCTATATAAATGGAGTTGTTACGAGTTTTTCTCAAGGTGGGTCTCTTGATAAATATGCGGTGTATTATGCTGAAATTAATCCTTGGCTTTATCAATTAACTCTTAATGCTGATAATAAAATATTTCAGGAAAAATCAGTTATAGATATTATAACTGGTGTTTTTTCTGATCTTGGTTTTACTGATTTTTCTAATAAAACAACCGGTTCTTATCAACCAAGGGAATATTGTGTTCAATATAACGAAACTTCGTTTGATTTTGTATCAAGGTTGATGGAAGAAGAAGGTATTTTTTATTTTTTTGAACATACAGATTCTAAACATACACTTGTTTTTGCCGATGATTCGAGCGCTCATAAAGCTATTCCTGGATTTGATTCGGCTAAAATTAGATGGGGTGAGTTTGACAGAGAGGATTTTATTAATTTTTGCACTTTTGGAGAGCAGTTAGTTACAAAAAAATATGCTCTTAAAGATTATCATTTTGAAACTCCAGAAACAGATCTTTCTGTAAGTGCAGATGGAGCTACAACAACTGGTAGTCTCTCTATTTATGAATATCCAGGTATTTACACTCAAACAAGCGACGGAGAAGGGATCTCTAAAAAGAGAATTGAAGCTCATGAATTTCCAATGAAAGTTCTTAAAGGAGAAAGTCTTTGCAAGTTATTTATTTCGGGATATAAGTTTACATTAGCTGAACATAAGCGTTCTGATATGAACAGAGCCTATGTGCTTGAAAAAGTATCAATCATGGCTGATCAAAAGAAGTATGTTAATACTTTTGAAGCATTTCCAGATGACGTTCCTTATCGTCCCATAAGAAAAACAAAAAGAGCAAAAATATTTGGAAGTCAAACAGCGGTTGTTGTCGGAAAATCTGGCGAAGAAATATGGCCAGATAAATATGGAAGGGTTAAGGTTCAATTTCATTGGGATAAGGAAGGTAAAAAGGATGAAAACAGTTCTTGCTGGATAAGAGTTGCGCAGTTTTGGGCTGGAAAAAATTGGGGAACAATGTTTATTCCACGAATGGGGACTGAAGTTATTGTTTCTTTTTTGGAGGGGAATCCTGATAAGCCCCTTATAATCGGCACCGTCTATAATGCTACTCAAACTTTGCCTTATGGTCAACCAGACAACAAAAATATCAGCACTATAAAAACAATTTCAACTAAACAAGGCGCTGCCGGTAATGAAATAAAATTTGATGATACAAAAGATGCCGAATTATTTCATCTTCATGCCCAAAAAGATATGACAGTAAAAGTTGAAAATGATAGAACTACTGAAATTTTAAATAATGAAACTACTACTATAACAAAAAATAGGACAGTAACTATAAAAGAAGAACATGAAACTTTAACTGTAGAAAAAGGAAATAGAACAGTAGATGTGCAAAAAGGAACTGAAACTCATTCTGTGAAAGACACAAGATCTTTAACTGTTGAAGGAGCTGAAACCCATACAAACAAAGATAAATTTACACATACAGTTAAGGGTGATTATAGTTTAACTATAGATGGAAAGTTAACAATTAAAGTTAAGGGTGATATAACGATTAAAACCGATAAGAACTATAAGTCAGAAGCTGGACAAGCTATTGAAAATAAATCGGGGACAGCGTTTACAAATAAAGCTGGAACCGCCTTGACGAATAAAGCTGGAACTGCTCTTGAAAATAAAGCAGGTACTTCTCTCACTAATAAAGCAGGTACTTCTCTTGAAAACAATGCTGGAACAAGTCTTACAAATAAAGCTTCAATGTCCCTTACGAATGATGCTGGGATGACTATGACTAATAAAGGCGGAATTTCTCTTGAAAATAAAGGAAGTGCTACGCAAACAGTTGACGGAGGAGGAATGTTAACATTAAAAGGTGGCGTAATTATGGTAGGTTAG
- a CDS encoding toxin-antitoxin system YwqK family antitoxin produces MDNKLNNAEEKKESDEFTGYYKGFDENGKVINEANYVEGRLEGEAIIYHEESDKISQRAKFVSSKANGQSVSYNKDGSIVQTANFKEGKLNGEMLIFEDGQVLAKIMFLNGLQNGPAEFYNIDGTLTSKVNYFNGKLTGESLSYDSLSRLLIKSFYKDGKLFGKKTEYYSSGNIREVSSYVNGKLEGEYVKYYENGQEREVKYYKEGKPYGELIEYSEDGKQKTEAKEKKSFFDKFIKS; encoded by the coding sequence ATGGATAATAAATTAAATAATGCCGAAGAAAAAAAAGAATCCGACGAGTTTACCGGCTATTATAAGGGATTTGATGAAAACGGTAAAGTGATAAACGAGGCTAATTATGTTGAGGGAAGACTCGAAGGAGAGGCTATAATTTATCATGAAGAGTCAGATAAAATTTCCCAGAGAGCTAAGTTTGTAAGTAGTAAGGCGAATGGTCAGTCTGTTTCATACAATAAAGACGGTAGTATAGTTCAAACGGCTAACTTCAAAGAGGGTAAATTAAATGGTGAAATGCTTATTTTTGAAGATGGCCAGGTATTAGCGAAAATAATGTTTTTAAATGGGCTTCAAAATGGGCCTGCTGAGTTTTATAATATCGACGGAACACTAACTAGCAAAGTCAATTATTTTAATGGTAAGCTTACAGGAGAATCTTTATCGTATGATAGTTTAAGCAGATTATTGATAAAATCTTTTTATAAAGACGGTAAGCTTTTTGGTAAAAAAACTGAATATTATTCTTCAGGAAATATTAGAGAAGTTTCTTCGTACGTTAATGGTAAACTTGAAGGTGAATATGTTAAATATTATGAAAATGGTCAAGAAAGGGAAGTTAAGTATTATAAGGAAGGTAAACCATACGGAGAGCTTATAGAATATTCAGAAGATGGCAAACAAAAAACAGAAGCAAAAGAAAAAAAATCGTTTTTTGATAAATTCATTAAATCGTGA
- a CDS encoding SPOR domain-containing protein produces MNYEFSFTNKKFILLLSLCIAFVVFIFISGLFTGISLNFSEIDKYITITERQKEQIQSQDSTIYALKDQILSKDKIINSKNTEIISKEKEIELVKEENTKLIVEIDLNKKASFSAPGNNRVGDFEFELGGKKINVYEYPYSLRLAAYRTEETADRGIIYYEKLQLSPYALTVDLGEKRGIWRYIYTGHYKSKKDALGAKESLNVSFAIVQRIDGFLMAINNDN; encoded by the coding sequence ATGAATTATGAATTTTCATTTACAAACAAAAAATTTATTTTACTCTTAAGCCTATGTATTGCTTTTGTGGTGTTTATTTTTATATCTGGTCTTTTTACAGGGATTAGTTTGAATTTTTCAGAAATAGATAAATATATTACAATAACTGAGCGTCAAAAAGAACAGATACAGAGTCAAGACAGTACAATTTATGCTTTAAAAGATCAGATTTTATCTAAGGATAAAATTATTAATTCGAAAAACACTGAGATTATATCTAAAGAAAAAGAAATTGAATTAGTAAAAGAAGAAAATACAAAGTTAATTGTAGAGATTGATTTGAATAAAAAGGCAAGTTTTTCTGCGCCTGGAAATAATAGAGTAGGGGATTTTGAGTTCGAATTGGGCGGCAAAAAAATAAATGTATATGAGTACCCTTATTCATTAAGACTTGCCGCGTATAGAACTGAAGAAACAGCGGATCGTGGGATTATTTATTATGAAAAGTTACAATTATCACCTTATGCTCTTACGGTTGATTTAGGCGAAAAAAGAGGTATTTGGAGATATATTTATACAGGCCATTATAAATCAAAAAAAGATGCTTTAGGAGCTAAGGAATCTCTTAATGTTTCTTTTGCGATTGTTCAAAGAATTGATGGCTTTTTAATGGCTATAAATAATGATAACTGA